From Triticum aestivum cultivar Chinese Spring chromosome 4A, IWGSC CS RefSeq v2.1, whole genome shotgun sequence, a single genomic window includes:
- the LOC123086576 gene encoding CBS domain-containing protein CBSCBSPB3: protein MNSGATAAVAQNRRTRSRPPSAASSRKSDDPSAAVANGNGKAPSKPTSPNHVAGERTVKKLRLSKALTIPEGTTVSEACRRMAARRVDAVLLTDVNGLLSGIVTDKDIATRVIAEGLRVEQTIISKIMTRSPHYVTADTLAIEALQKMVQGKFRHLPVVDNGEVIAMLDIAKCLYDAISRLEKAAEQGSALAAAVEGVERQFGSNFSAPSTLIETIRERMFKPSLSTIITESTKVAIVSPSDPVYVAAQKMRELRVNSVVITTGNLLQGIFTSKDVLMRVVAQNLSPELTLVEKVMTAHPDCATLDTSILDALHIMHDGKFLHIPVVDGDGRVVACLDVLQLTQAAISMAEGGSGAANDVANTMMQKFWDSALALEPPDEEFDSQSEISLVMPSEVGDGRSSIYPAAVGNSFAFKLQDKKGRMHRFTCGSESLDELMSSITQRLGTGGEKGPIQLLYDDDEGDRVLLTTDSDLAGAVLNAKSSGLKVLRLHIDNSDSSSEVKKQLPELVPLQKSQLMPAHYGLMAGAIALTGVVLVVYLKRSKV from the exons ATGAACTCCGGCGCCACTGCCGCCGTAGCGCAGAACCGACGCACGCGCAGCCGTCCGccgtcggccgcctcctcccgcaagTCAGATGATCCCTCCGCCGCTGTCGCCAACGGAAACGGGAAGGCCCCCTCCAAGCCCACCTCTCCCAACCACGTCGC AGGGGAGAGGACGGTCAAGAAGCTGCGGCTGTCGAAGGCGCTGACGATCCCGGAGGGGACGACGGTGTCAGAGGCGTGCCGGCGGATGGCGGCCAGGCGGGTCGACGCCGTGCTGCTCACCGACGTCAACGGCCTCCTCTCCGGCATTGTCACCGACAAG GACATAGCCACAAGGGTTATTGCCGAGGGGCTGCGGGTTGAGCAAACAATCATATCCAAGATCATGACACGCAGCCCTCATTATGTCACAGCTGACACACTTGCTATCGAGGCACTACAGAAAATGGTCCAAG GGAAATTTAGACACCTTCCTGTGGTTGATAATGGTGAGGTTATTGCCATGCTGGACATTGCAAAATGCCTCTATGATGCAATATCAAGACTGGAGAAGGCAGCAGAACAAGGAAGTGCACTTGCAGCTGCTGTAGAAGGGGTTGAGCGCCAATTCGGTAGCAACTTCTCAG CTCCTTCCACTTTAATAGAAACTATAAGAGAACGGATGTTTAAACCTTCTTTGTCAACCATTATCACGGAAAGCACAAA AGTAGCGATTGTTTCTCCTTCAGATCCTGTTTATGTAGCCGCCCAAAAAATGCGTGAACTACGTGTTAATTCAGTGGTTATAACTACCGGAAATTTGCTGCAAGGGATCTTTAC CTCAAAGGATGTGCTTATGCGTGTTGTGGCACAAAATCTTTCTCCCGAATTAACTCTAGTAGAAAAG GTAATGACTGCACACCCTGATTGTGCTACATTGGACACGTCAATTCTGGACGCATTACATATAATGCATGATGGCAAATTCTTGCATATTCCTGttgttgatggag ATGGTAGAGTTGTTGCTTGTTTGGATGTTCTGCAACTTACCCAGGCAGCCATTTCTATG GCTGAAGGAGGTTCTGGAGCTGCAAATGATGTAGCAAACACAATGATGCAGAAGTTCTGGGACTCTGCTCTTGCTTTGGAGCCTCCAGATGAGGAATTTGATAGCCAGAG TGAAATATCCTTAGTGATGCCGTCAGAGGTCGGAGATGGCAGGAGTAGCATTTATCCTGCTGCTGTTGGCAATTCTTTTGccttcaagcttcaggacaagAAGGGACGTATGCATAGATTTACATGCG GTTCTGAGAGTTTAGATGAGCTTATGTCTTCTATAACACAAAGATTAGGCACTGGTGGTGAAAAGGGCCCAATTCAACTTTTG TATGACGATGATGAAGGTGATAGGGTGCTGCTTACTACAGATTCTGATCTTGCCGGTGCTGTTCTCAATGCCAAATCATCCGGATTGAAG GTCCTGAGGTTGCACATTGACAACTCGGATTCCAGTTCTGAAGTTAAAAAGCAATTGCCGGAGCTAGTGCCTCTCCAAAAAAGTCAGTTGATGCCTGCTCATTACGGGCTAATGGCTGGCGCTATTGCCCTGACAGGCGTCGTGCTCGTGGTTTACTTGAAGCGCTCAAAAGTGTGA